The Pectobacterium parmentieri genome segment GGTTTCTGGTTTCCAGAACTCACTCATCCGGTTGAAGTCTTTGATAAAGCGGGGCTGGATTACGATATTGCCAGCCCCAAAGGAGGATTGCCCCCCTTCGACGGGTTTGATCTCAAAGATCAGGGGAATCTGGATTTCTGGACTAACCCAGAACACCGTAACAAACTGGCTAATTCAATCCCGCTAGCAAAGGTTGATCCTACTAAGTACACCGCGATCCTGCTCGTCGGTGGACATGGGCCAATGTGGGATTTCGTCAACAATCCAGAGTTGATCAACATCGTACGTACGATGTATGAGAACAACAAGATTATCAGTGCGGTCTGCCACGGCCCAGCGGGATTGCTGAATGTGAAACTCAGCAACGGCGAGCTGTTAATTAAAGGGCGTCACCTTACCGGATTTACCGCTGAAGAAGAGGTTTCCCGTAATTACGACAAAATTGTGCCGTTTGAACTTGAAGCCGCGCTGAAAAAGGATGGCGCAATTTTCGAAGAAGCGCCGATCTTTGAAAATAAAGTTGTCGTTGACGGACGGTTAATCACAGGTCAAAACCCTGCATCGGCTAAAGCGCTTGGAGAAGCCGTCGTCAAGGCTCTGCAAGCAAAAGCCTAGTAACAACATGAAACCACGGCGTTAGGGGGAAACCCCTAACGCCTCGTAACCAGACGGGCTTTATACCGCAGGCAATCAGTACACATCTCGCACGTAGCGTTTGCCCTGCGACATTGTGGCAACATAAGTAGCCGCTTCTTCACTACTCATATTTCCGTGAACCTGTACGACCTGCCGGAGCGCCGAGTCCACATCTTTCGCCATACGGCTGGCATCACCACACACATAGAAATACGCCCCCTCCTCCAACCAGCGCCATAGCTCAGCGCCCTGCTCACACATGCGGTGCTGGACATAAATTTTCTCGCTTTGGTCACGCGAAAAGGCCGTATCAAAGCGATGCAAATAACCGTCACGTTGCAGTTTCTCTAGCTCCTCACGATAGTAGAAATCGGTCGCCGCGCGTTGCTCACCAAAGAATAGCCAATTTTTACCTTGCGCCCCTGTCGCCCGTCGCTCTTGCAGAAAAGCCCTGAATGGCGCGATACCGGTGCCAGCGCCGACCATGATAATTGGCGTATCCGTGTTTTTCGGCGTGCGAAAATGCGCTGATTTTTGAATGAAAATGGGCACCGCTACAGACGCTGCTGCGCGGTCAGACAGAAAAGTTGAGCACACGCCGCCACGTGATTTACCCTCCATGCCATAGCGTACCGTCGAGACGGTCAGGTGGATCTGATGCGGTGTAACCTTCGGACTGGACGAAATCGAATACAAGCGTGGCTGAAGGCGCTTAAGCACGGTCAACCACTCTTCGGCCTGAACCTGAACCGGAAATGCCTGTAGCACATCGACAATCTGCCGTCCCCACAGCCACTCTTTCAGTTCCTCCTTGCGCTCCTCTTTCAACAGTTCAGCCAGCACTTTATGCCCTGAGCGAGCACTGACAAACTGCAAGACATCCGGCGTGATGCGGGCAATCTCGAAATGCTGAGATAACGCCTCAATCAGCGTCATGTCACCTTTATCCTTCACGCACACCACAGTAGATGGCGAGAGCTTGAGGGCAGAGAGCATCTCGTTCACCCGTTCAGGGTTGTTAGTTGGCCAGATGCCAAGTGCGTCGCCCGCTTCGTAGCACATATCGCTACCTGAAATATCAAAAGCGAATTGCCGGGTCTCTTTTTCCGCTCCCGACGCATTAAGCAGTTGATTGATGACAAGGCGTGCGGGAAGAGGCGCATTTCTGCTGAAGAGAGGAGGCGATGCCACGACAGGTGCCACTGTGTACGCTTCATCCTCGTCGGCCAGTGTCGCCGTTGCAGTCATAGCCACGCTATTTACGATTGGCATACTTGCGCCCGCAAGCGCGTTGATCATGCTGTCCAGCCAGACTTTTGCCGCATCCTGATAATCAGGTTCACAGTCAATTCTCGCTGACAGACGCTTGGCCCCCAGCGCCTCAAGCCGCGCATCGAGCCGACGACCAAAACCACAAAACTGGTCGTAGTTTGAATCACCAAATGCCAGCACAGCGAATTCCATTTCAGCCAGCCGAGGGGCTGAATCAGCCTGTAATGACGCCCAGAAATTCGTGCCATTGTCGGGCGGATCGCCGTCACCAAACGTGCTGGCGATGAAAATCACACGCGGCATCGCAGGCAAACTGGCACTTTTAAAGCTGTCCATATCGGACAGGGTGACAGTATGTCCTTCCGTCTTCAGGCGTTCGGCGCACTGTGCCGCGAAACTTTCCGCATTGCCGGTGGATGATGCCCATAAAACCAAAATAGGTGGCGGTGATGGTACGGTCACGACAGCGGAAGAAGGCGCTGGCAGAGAAGCGGCACCGCTATCAGGCAACCAGGTGCGGGCAAAAAGCCCAGCCAGCATACCATCAAGCATCAGGCGTCTGGTGGGCTCTAACGGTGCCGTAGCGGGCAGTACGGGCACACCGCCAGCCAACCGTGATGCGTCAGTACGCAGCGCCGCAATATAACCTTGCAGATAGTGCTGCTCATGCGCACTCAGCGTTATCGCTGGGGGAGCATCAAGGCCGAGTAACGTAGCCAGCGCATCGATATGTTTCATGTCGAGTTCCTTGATGTCGTTGTTCGGCGTACCCACCTCGACCTGTTCCGGTATGGGCACAGCGGCAGGTTTGCTCTCTTGGCTCGAAGGCATAGGTGATACGGGTTCAGCGATCCGCACCAGCGCTACGGCAGAGAACTTGAATTCAGGTTGCTGAGAAATAGGATCAATGGCATCGCTGGTGACCGCGTTAATCGCCAGATCGTCACCAAAAACATCATTCCAGTGAAAAGGAGCAAAGCAGTTGCCGGGACGAACCCGATTAGTCACCACGGCAGGGAGTACCGCACGCCCGCGTCGCGATCGGACTTCCACACGATCGTTATCCTGAATACCGAGCGCGATGGCATCTTCAGGATGCACTTCGATAAAAGGCCCTGGGTTGAGCTTATTGAGCGTTGGAATTTTTCCGGTTTTCGTCATCGTATGCCACTGGTGCTGCAAGCGGCCAGTATTCAGCACAAACTGGAAATCACTATCCGGCATTTCTGCGGGTGGCATATGTGGTCGAGGAAGAAATACCCCTTTACCGCTTTCAGTGGCAAACACAAGGCGCGGCCGCGTGCCATCCGGCAAGTCTTTACGCGTCTGGCTCACGCCGTCGTTAAGGTAGCGAATCGGGTGGCGGTCTTGGTTATCCTCAGGGGGACAGGGCCACTGCAAGGGAGACTGCCGTAAGCGCGCATAGCTGGCTCCCCGAATGTCGTAGCCCGTCTTTGGGTTCCAGAACTGTTTGATCTCTTCAAACACCTCGGATGCCGAGCCGTAGCTAAACCCCTTCTCATAGCCCATCTCACAGGCTACTTTGGCAATGATTTGCCAATCCGCCATCGCCTCGCCGGGCGGATCAACCGCCTTCTGCATCAGCGTTAAATTCCGCTCGGAGTTTATCATCACGCCTTCTGCCTCAGCCCACAGCGCGCCGGGCAATAGGATATCGGCATAACGGTTAGTCTCGGTATCGAGAAATGCATCTTGTGTGATAACCAACTCGGCGGCTTGCAGCCCTGCAATCACGTTTTTACGGTTGGGAACGGTGGCGACCGGATTCGTGCAGATGATCCAGCACGCCTTGATCTTACCCGCCATCATATCTTCAAACAGGGCTACGGTGCCGCCGCCAAGATCGGTGCGTAAGGTTCCTGCGGGCACATCCCAGATCGTTTCAATGGCCGCACGATCTTTCTCCACCAGCACTGAGCGCTGCCCCGGTAATCCCATCCCCATATAGCCCATTTCACGCCCGCCCATCGCATTGGGCTGCCCCGTCAGGGAAAACGGGCCGCTTCCTGTACGGCAAATCGCCCCGGTGGCTAAGTGCAGGTTACAGATCGCATTGGTATTCCAGGTGCCGTGAGTACTTTGGTTAAGCCCCATCGTCCAGCAGCTCATCCATTCCGGTGCTGTGCCGATCCACTCTGCCGCTTTACGGATATCGGCTTCTGGCAGCCCGGTTATCTCCGCCACTTTCTCCGGGGAATAGTCTTCAAGGAATTCAGGCATCGCCTCCCACCCTTCGGTGAATTCAGCGATAAATGCAGGATCGGTGTGCCCATTCTGGACCAGCAGATAAAGCAGGCCGTTGAGCAAAGCCAGATCCGTACCCGGTTTGATTGGCAGGAACAGATTCGCTTTGTCCGCCGTGGCATTGCGGCGCGGATCAACTACGATGAGTTTAGCCCCAGCCTTGACGCGATCCATCATGCGTAGGAAAAGAATGGGATGGCAGTCAGCCATATTCGCGCCAATGACGAAAAAGACGTCGGCATGGTCAAAGTCTTTGTACGATCCCGGCGGCCCATCCGATCCCAAAGAGAGCTTGTAGCCGCTACCCGCACTGGCCATACATAGGCGGGAGTTTGACTCTATGTTATTCGTACCGATAAAGCCCTTGACGAGCTTATTCGCCAGATATTGGGATTCCAGCGACATCTGACCAGAGACGTACAGCGATACGGCATCAGGGCCGTGGGTATCAATCACCTCCCGTAACCGCCGCGCGGTTTCTTTGATGGCTTTCTCCATATCCACTCTGACCGATTCGTGCTGGCGATCCCCCCGCAAATAGGCATGTTCCAGCCGTCCTGATTCGGCAAGTGCCTGACCGCTCGTATTGCCCTTGGTACATAGTCGACCAAAGTTGGTGGGATGCGTCTTATCGCCTGACACCTTGATCACGCGATTGTCTTTTACTTCCATGACCACGCCGCAGCCGACCCCACAGTAAGGGCAAACGCTCTTCACACACGCTGAGGATTTGGCATTCATGGCTGACTCCCGTAGGGCTGATGTTGCAACAGCCCCGAGAAAGAGAGCTGCACCGGGCGAATTCAGACATAAAAAAACGTCCACAGAACCGCGCTCTCGCCATAATGCGGAAAGCATGATTGTGTGGACGCCATTGTCCCGTCCGAGGTTTTACTCAGCGTTGAGGCAAACCTGCGGAATCGCTACAGGTTTGATAAGCAAGTTGTGTGCCAGCGTTATGCAAAGCCAGATACAGCGAGAAAGAGAGGGAAATAATGAAATATCAGGCGGCATCACTGCATCACGGTGGTGCAGGATAAGAGAGCCGTCGCGCATTTCTGGTTCATCGACTACGTTAGGTTATGCACATCGATGAGATTATCGTTGTGCTGGTGTAGCGCGCCACTAAGTCGTGATGCCGTGATCGGAGTCACATAACCAAACGGGGACATTGCCGCAGAGATTCAGGGTTGTATAGTGTTCAGCTAAGACGTTACCGCCACTGGCGGGCGAGACTTGGGCAGAGGTGAGTAGTGATACTCTCTTCTGCCCAAGTTTTTTTTTGCCTGTCATCCGGCGGTTCCCTGCGCGAGCGCACGGAGCCACAAGCCGACGCAGCGTAATGATGTAAAAAACGATGAGGAGAAATACCATGAAAGCATTCCCCGAAGGATTTTTATGGGGTGGTTCAGTCGCAGCAAATCAGGTTGAAGGCGCATGGAATGAAGACAGTAAAGGTGTATCAACCTCCGATCTTCAGCTAAAAGGCGTGCATGGTCCGGTGACAGAACGCGATGAGAGCATTAGCTGTATCAAAGATCGAGCAATCGACTTTTATCATCAGTACCCACAGGATATCCAGCTATTCGCCGAAATGGGGTTCAAGGTCTTGCGTACCTCCATCGCCTGGACGCGCATTTATCCCGAAGGCGATGAGGCGGAACCTTGTGAAGCCGGTCTGGCCTTCTACGATCGCCTGTTTGATGAAATGGCGAAGTATCAGATTCAGCCGCTGATTACGCTGTCGCATTATGAAATGCCTTACGGTCTGGTAAAAAAATTGGGAGGCTGGGGCAATCGCGCCGTCATCGACCATTTTGAGAAATATGCGCGTACCGTTTTCAGCCGCTACCAAGACAAGGTGAAGCACTGGCTGACGTTCAATGAAATCAACATGGCGCTGCATTCACCCTTTACGGGCATCGGGCTAAGCGGCGAACCCTCCAAACAGGATATTTATCAGGCTATCCACCACCAACTGGTTGCCAGTGCGCGTGCGGTAAAAGCCTGCCACGAGATCATCCCGGATGCCAAAATCGGCAACATGCTACTGGGTGCGGTACGCTACCCCATGACCTGCCATCCGAAAGATGTGTTGGAAGCGCAGAGCAAGAATCGTGAATGGCTGTTCTTCGGTGATGTGCAGGTACGCGGCACCTATCCGGCCTGGATTCAGCGCTATTTCCGGGAAAATGACGTCGAACTCACTATTACCGCGCAGGACAAAGACGATCTGAGCCACACCGTAGACTTTGTTTCATTCAGCTATTACATGAGCGGCTGTGCAACCTTCGAGCCGGAAAAATACCAGTCTTCACGCGGCAACATCATTCGCCTGATCCCCAACCCGCACCTTGAAGCATCTGAATGGGGCTGGCAGATCGACCCCGAAGGCCTGCGTTTCCTGCTGAACGAGCTGTATGACCGCTATCAGAAACCGCTGTTCATCGTGGAAAACGGCCTAGGCGCACGTGACGTAGTAGAAGAGGACGGCAGCATTCACGACAGCTACCGCATTGATTATCTGCGTCGTCATCTGATTCAGGTACGTGAAGCTATCGATGATGGCGTCGAATTGCTGGGCTACACCAGTTGGGGGCCAATCGATCTGGTCAGCGCAGGAACAGCACAGATGTCAAAACGCTACGGCTTTATTCATGTCGATCGTGATGATGAAGGCAAAGGCACGCTGGAACGTCGGCGCAAAGACAGTTTCTACTGGTATAAAGACGTGATTAATAGCAACGGGGAATCGTTGTAACCGTGCAGAAAACCAGAAGGCATACACATTAGTTGCCTTCTGGCCTATTCGGGGAGGGATTATCCATTCATGGCGTAGTAGGCTTTGCTAGCGTTCATAGCAAAAACGTTGGCGTTATACCGACTGCGAGCCTGTAATTGTTAAGCATGGGCAACTATATTAACATCGTAAATCTTAAGAGACGTCTGGTAGTGGAATACAGCGACCGTGAATAAATTGACGATAAAAGACATAGCGGCCCTTTGTAAGGTGGGAAAATCGACTGTTTCCCGTGTACTCAATAACGACCAGAATGTTAATGAAGTTACACGCCAAAAAGTGCTCGCGGTGATTGAGCAGTATCAATTCACACCGTCAAAATCAGCCAGAGCGATGCGTGGATTAGCGAGCCGAACCGTTGGAATTATCGTGACCCGCCTTGATTCTTATGCAGAAAACCAAACAGTAAGAGCCATTTTACCCCTTTTGCATGCTAATGGTATCGACCCTATTATTCTGGAAAGCCAGTTCGACCCCAAAAAAGTTGATGAACATTTAACTATGTTGGAACGGCGAAAGATTGATGGCGTCATATTATTCGCCTTCACAGGGATCGCCAGTGAACAGTTAGCGTCCTGGCAGCAGCGTATCGTCATCATCGCGCGTTCATTTGACGGTTATACCTGTGTTTGTAATGACGATACAGGTACCGTAAATCATCTCATGGAATTTTTGCATCAAGAAAAAAAATTCAATCAAATTGGTTACATCGGTATTGATTTACAAGATGAAACAACCGGGTTACTCCGTTTTAAAGCCTACGAAAATTATTGCCAGCAACATCGATTAACCATTAATGCCGAGTTAGGGGAACTCAATTTTCAAAGCGGTTACCTGCTCGCACAAAAGGTACTTTCCTCGCGTCCCCAAGCCATTTTATGCGCCACAGACTCATTAGCCTTTGGCGTACAAAAATACTTAAAAACCCAAATGATCAATGATGTTTTTGTAGCTTGCATTGGCCGAAATGATTTACTGAAATTTTTATTTCCCGAAACAAAAACCTGCCGTTTAGGGTTCCGCGAAAGCGGCGAACTCTCTGCCAACCTGTTGATTAACATTATTAACGATAATTTCTCACCAAAAACACACATTGTTTTATCTTCTTGATTTAAAATAAATAAATTATTAGTTAAATATAATTTATGTGATATCTGTCAATTTATGGGAACGTTCCCATTGAGGCAAGTCATGTCTCTACGTATCTTAAATTAAGGATTAAGAAACCAGAGACCAACAAAATGAAAAAAGTAATAAACTCTGATGTGATAGAACAGATAATTAAATTAGTTGGCGGTGAGGGAAATATCAGTACCGTCTCTCATTGCCTGACTCGCCTACGCTTCGTATTGAATAACCCCGATATAGCAGACATTGAAAAAATTAAGGAAATCCCTGTAGTAAAAGGATGCTTCAATAATGCAGGGCAATTCCAAATCATAATAGGAATGGATGTAGATGTTTACTACAAGGAACTGATAGAAAAAATAAACATCACCGCTACTAGTAAAGAAGAAGCAAAAGTTCACGCCCAAAATAATATGAAATTTTGGGAGCGATTAATTGCGAATTTGTCTGAAATCTTTATCCCGTTATTACCCGCTCTCATCTGCGGTGGCTTATTACTTGGTTTGAGAAACGTTATTGGAGAAATGCCCGTCTCCAGCGATAAGACTCTCATCTCAACCTATTCATGGCTCCAGCCAATATATGATTTTTTATGGTTACCGTGCGAGGCAATTTTCCATTTCTTGCCTGTAGCAATCTGCTGGTCGACGGTAAAAAAAATGGGCGGATCTCCCATACTCGGTATCGTATTAGGCATTACGCTCGTCTCACCGCAATTAATGAATGCCTACGGTACCGGAAGCCAGATTCCTGATACCTGGGATTTCGGGATTTTTGTCATTCAGAAAGTCGGTTATCAGGCTCAAGTGATCCCCTCTATTTTAGCTGGGCTATTCCTGGGTTGGTTTGAAGTTAGATTACGCAGATACATTCCTAATTACCTGACATTAGTCATCGTCCCCGTCATCACGATATTGGTTTCTATTACCGTTGCCCATGCCATCCTCGGGCCTATTGGCCGTCTTATCGGCAATGGTATTTCAGAAGGGGTTCGCTATTTAATGCTAGGCGATTTCGCCCCCATTGGCTCAATGATCTTTGGCTTTTTCTACTCACCTTTAGTCATCACAGGTCTACACCACACGACTCTGGCAATCGACATGCAATTAACGCAAAGCGTGGGAGGAACACCGATTTGGCCAATCATTGCACTCTCAAACATTGCACAGGCCTCAGCGGTTGTCGGCATCATTTTGATTAGCAAAAAACATAACGAGCGTGAAGTGACCATACCTGCCGCTATTTCCGCTTACTTAGGCGTAACGGAACCAGCCATGTACGGCGTCAACTTACATTATCGCTTCCCTATGCTGTGCGCGATGATTGGTGCTGCATTAGCAGGGCTTATTTGCGGCTATTCTCGTGTCCTTTCTAATGGGATTGGCGTTGGCGGAATCCCCGGTATTCTTTCAATTCAGCCTACATTTTGGGGTATTTACCTTGTTGCCATGGTTGTCGCAATCGTCATTCCTATCATATTGACGATGGCTGTTTATCGTTATCAGCAACGAAAAAGCACACTGGTAACTTGTCTATAAATTCCGTTATTTAAAAGAGTTCAACATGAATTATCTAGCTATATTAGTAAATAAAAATGGACTTAGTGCCTTCTTAGATGAAATTAAACATCACTATGATTTGGAATGGAATTCTTTATCGTCCGAGGCATGTTTAGCGGTATTAAGAGAGATAAAAAATGATTTCCCTCTGGTCAATGGTGGGATAATAAGCGGAGAGAAATTACCGTATTACCCACTATTCTGTATCGAACTGGCGAATCAAGAGGTTATCAATTTAGAAAAGGCACTTTCGGAAATTTTTAATGTGCCATTTATTGCTAAAGAGAATGCAGACACACTCTCCCCTGATAATCTGAAAGACGCGATCGAGCAGCAATATCATGCGCTCAGTTGGAATATTAATTACTGCGGATTTACCGCAGGGAAGGAAGAGTACGCCATAGAATCGCTATTAACGGTAGCGAACGGTTATTTAGGTGTACGTGGCGCTATGCCTGATATGCAGGCAAATGACGCGACTTATCCAGCCACTTACCTTGCCGGATGCTATAACCAGGCACAATCAAATATTGTTGGTCATATGGTCACCAACGAGGATTTTGTCAATGCGCCAGACGCACGAGCGATCCGAATTAAAATCGGTAACGGCAATTGGCTAACGCCCGAGACCAATAAGAATATTGCGCTTTACCGCCATCTTTCTCTGAAAAATGGTGTGCTGGAACAAAACTGGCTGGTAGAAGACGACCAAAAACGTCAGATACAAATCCGTAGCCAAATACTGGCGGATATGTCTCACCCTACTCGTTTCGCTATTGAATATTGCTTCACACCTCTTAACTTTCACGGTGATATCACCATCAGCACTCACATTGACGGGGAAACGTATAACTATGGCGTAGCGCGTTACCGCAGCCTCACGTCACATCACTATGAAGTGTTGTCTTGCGCGGTGTCAGGTAAAAATGCCTATTTAAATGCAAAAACCCTTCAATCAGGAATCGGGATGGGATTTTCCTCAGCGATACGAGGAGACTTCTTCACAGAAAAAGATATTCACATTCAGGAAGAGCCGAACAAGGTTAGCCAATCGATCACATGCTCGGTCATACAAGGGAAAACATATCAGTTTGAAAAAAGCGTCAATATTCGGCTATCGACGGTATTTCCCGATGAGTGGCACATTGCAGACGAGTCGGTATTAGTGGATTTTGCGACTCAATTAAAATCAACGCAACAGGCGTGGGAATCGCTGTGGGATAAAACAGACATTATTATTGATGGCGATTTGATGTCTCAAAAACTCCTACGCTTACATACCTATCATTTGATGTGTTCCTGCTCGCCTTTCAGCAATAAAGACTACCAACTTGATGTGTCAGTCACCGCAAGGGGGTTACACGGTGAAGCCTATAGAGGCCATATATTCTGGGATGAAATATTCATCTTACCTTTCTATATCATGCATTTCCCTCAAACCGCTCGCCAATTACTGATGTATCGATATAACCGCTTACCTATGGCACGTCAGGCAGCAAAAAAAGAAGGTTATGAGGGAGCAATGTTCCCATGGCAATCAGGGCATGATGGTAGTGAGCAAACGCAAGTAGTTCACCTAAATCCGCTAAATGGTGAGTGGGATCCGGACTATAGCTGTCTGCAACGGCATGTTTCATTAGCGATTGCCTATAATATTTGGCTGTATTGGATCAATACCAAAGACCATAAGTTTATGGTGTCTCATGGCCTTGAAATGCTGCTGGAAATTGCCCGTTTCTGGTTAAGTAAATCCCAGTGGGATGAAACGACTCAGCGCTATTCTATTAGCGATGTGATGGGGCCGGATGAATTTCATGAACACACTGTCGGTAGCGAAACGGGCGGGCTTAAGGATAATGCTTATACCAATCTGATGGTTTCATGGCTGTTTTCGACGTTAGCTGAATTACACCAACAATTCGATACACATACCATCAATACCATTAACGACACGATTAATCTCAATAAGAAATTTTGGGCTGAGATCGACCATGTAGGAAAAAACCTATCGTTAATTATCGAAGATGACATCATCTCACAATTCGATGGGTACTTTGATTTAAAAGAAGTTGATTGGGAACACTACAGGGAAAAATATAAAAACATTTACCGCATGGACAGAATATTACGTGCTGAAGGCAAAAGTGCAGACCACTATAAAGTTGCCAAACAAGCAGATGCCTTAATGATATTTAATAATTTCTCTGAAGATGACGTAACAGAGATATTAAAAAATATGGGATACAACCTAAGAAAAAATTATGCAAGAAGGAATCTGCATTATTATCTGGAGCGTACATCCCATGGTTCCACACTGTCACGCATCGTACATGCCCAGCTCGCCAATGACATCCGTTTGCCTGAGCTATCCTGGACATTATACCGAGAAGCACTGTCTTCTGATTATCAGGATATTCAAAGTGGCACTACCGCTGAGGGCATCCACACCGGTGTTATGGCTGCGACGTTAAATACGACAATCATGGCTTATGCAGGGGTAGATATCCGTCACGCTTTTTTACGTATTTCACCTTCACTACCAGAGGGATGGCAATGCCTTCGCTTTAATCTACAGCATCGTGGGATCCACTATTATTTTGTTATTTCACATAAGGAAATCATCATTTCTGCCAGCAAAGATACTCAGGTAGAGATTCACCATAAAA includes the following:
- a CDS encoding glycoside hydrolase family 65 protein: MNYLAILVNKNGLSAFLDEIKHHYDLEWNSLSSEACLAVLREIKNDFPLVNGGIISGEKLPYYPLFCIELANQEVINLEKALSEIFNVPFIAKENADTLSPDNLKDAIEQQYHALSWNINYCGFTAGKEEYAIESLLTVANGYLGVRGAMPDMQANDATYPATYLAGCYNQAQSNIVGHMVTNEDFVNAPDARAIRIKIGNGNWLTPETNKNIALYRHLSLKNGVLEQNWLVEDDQKRQIQIRSQILADMSHPTRFAIEYCFTPLNFHGDITISTHIDGETYNYGVARYRSLTSHHYEVLSCAVSGKNAYLNAKTLQSGIGMGFSSAIRGDFFTEKDIHIQEEPNKVSQSITCSVIQGKTYQFEKSVNIRLSTVFPDEWHIADESVLVDFATQLKSTQQAWESLWDKTDIIIDGDLMSQKLLRLHTYHLMCSCSPFSNKDYQLDVSVTARGLHGEAYRGHIFWDEIFILPFYIMHFPQTARQLLMYRYNRLPMARQAAKKEGYEGAMFPWQSGHDGSEQTQVVHLNPLNGEWDPDYSCLQRHVSLAIAYNIWLYWINTKDHKFMVSHGLEMLLEIARFWLSKSQWDETTQRYSISDVMGPDEFHEHTVGSETGGLKDNAYTNLMVSWLFSTLAELHQQFDTHTINTINDTINLNKKFWAEIDHVGKNLSLIIEDDIISQFDGYFDLKEVDWEHYREKYKNIYRMDRILRAEGKSADHYKVAKQADALMIFNNFSEDDVTEILKNMGYNLRKNYARRNLHYYLERTSHGSTLSRIVHAQLANDIRLPELSWTLYREALSSDYQDIQSGTTAEGIHTGVMAATLNTTIMAYAGVDIRHAFLRISPSLPEGWQCLRFNLQHRGIHYYFVISHKEIIISASKDTQVEIHHKKYAVISGVDFSYEYTEV